One genomic region from Argentina anserina chromosome 2, drPotAnse1.1, whole genome shotgun sequence encodes:
- the LOC126782948 gene encoding NPL4-like protein 2, with the protein MLLRIRSRDGLERLTVDNPQHATVAQLKSLIQTNLRIPIENQTLSTNQNLLLAKTADDLTRFADMSNPTTPLSALNLGHGSIVFLAYDGERTVAGPNFHPAGSFGRKMTMDDLIAKQMKVTRQETPHCELVSFDRDCANAFQRYVNDTLAFAVKRGGLMYGTVSEEGKVEVDFIYEPPQNGTEEVLTIFRDPEEEKAVEAIALGLGMRRVGFIFTQSVGQDKKDYTLSNREVLQAAELHAESGLKEWVTAMVKLEVNEDGEAAVHFEAFQMSDMCVRLFKEGWFETEIGEDQDPKLSKMKKDVVVGVKDTREVDNDFFLVVVGISDHQGPLSSTFPIENRITAVTARDLKTHLDRAKNLPYVKRIADFHLMLLLRGFLDANADLPALAQCVLTQSAIPEGYQVLIDSMANAA; encoded by the exons ATGTTGCTCAGAATTCGCAGCCGCGACGGCCTCGAACGCCTCACAGTCGACAACCCACAACACGCCACAGTCGCCCAGCTCAAATCGCTGATCCAAACCAACCTCCGAATCCCCATAGAGAACCAAACCCTCTCCACCAACCAAAACCTCCTCCTCGCCAAGACCGCCGACGACCTCACTCGCTTCGCCGACATGTCCAATCCCACCACTCCTCTCTCCGCGCTCAATCTCGGCCACGGCTCGATCGTCTTCCTCGCCTACGACGGCGAGCGCACCGTCGCCGGGCCCAATTTTCACCCGGCCGGGTCGTTCGGCCGGAAGATGACCATGGACGACCTCATCGCCAAGCAGATGAAGGTCACGCGCCAGGAGACTCCCCACTGCGAGCTCGTCTCCTTCGACCGCGACTGCGCCAACGCGTTCCAGCGCTACGTGAACGACACGCTCGCCTTCGCGGTGAAGCGCGGCGGGCTCATGTACGGCACGGTGTCGGAGGAGGGGAAGGTGGAGGTGGACTTCATCTACGAGCCGCCGCAGAACGGGACGGAGGAGGTGCTGACGATTTTCCGGGACCcggaggaggagaaggcgGTGGAGGCGATTGCGCTGGGCCTGGGGATGAGGCGGGTCGGGTTTATATTCACACAGTCGGTGGGGCAGGACAAGAAGGACTATACGTTGTCGAACAGGGAGGTGCTGCAGGCGGCGGAGCTTCATGCCGAGAGTGGGCTGAAAGAGTGGGTGACTGCAATGGTGAAGCTGGAAGTGAATGAGGATGGTGAGGCGGCTGTGCATTTCGAAGCTTTTCAGATGAGTGATATGTGTGTTAGGTTGTTTAAGGAGGGGTGGTTCGAGACGGAGATTGGGGAGGATCAAGATCCCAAGCTGTCGAAGATGAAGAAGGATGTTGTTGTTGGAGTGAAGGATACTAGAGAGGTGGACAATGATTTTTTCTTGGTCGTCGTGGGGATCTCCGATCACCAG GGTCCTCTTTCATCCACCTTTCCCATTGAGAATCGTATCACTGCTGTGACAGCGAGAGATCTGAAAACCCATCTGGATCGTGCTAAGAATCTTCCATATGTGAAGCGTATTGCAGATTTTCACTTGATGCTTTTACTTCGAGGGTTTTTAGATGCTAACGCTGATCTTCCTGCTTTGGCCCAGTGCGTCCTTACACAGTCAGCCATACCTGAAGGCTACCAGGTATTAATCGATTCGATGGCCAATGCTGCTTGA
- the LOC126805541 gene encoding uncharacterized protein LOC126805541: protein MVLSDVKVIYIWKRCSWIFMKNLSKNVSPNIGFLRELSMPQSYIAYLAMHVLDRKATWKRCQEAYKRWGWSDNHIVSAFRRDPRCMILSEKKLMATMDFLVNKMGLESQAVAELPDILSYSLEKRIIPRFSVVRVLLSKGLIEEENLSFSYVAKTAEKYFLSAYLTKYLDEVPQLSNVYQGKVDLCTL, encoded by the exons ATGGTGCTCTCTGATGTCAAGGTCATCTACATTTGGAAGCGCTGCTCTTGGATTTTCATGAAGAACCTCTCAAAGAATGTATCACCCAATATTGGGTTCCTGAGGGAATTGAGCATGCCACAGTCCTATATTGCCTATTTG GCCATGCATGTATTGGATAGAAAAGCCACATGGAAACGATGTCAAGAAGCTTATAAAAGGTGGGGTTGGTCTGATAATCATATTGTGTCTGCCTTCAGGAGGGATCCACGGTGTATGATTCTGTCGGAGAAGAAATTAATGGCAACAATGGATTTCTTAGTGAACAAGATGGGGTTGGAGTCACAAGCAGTTGCCGAGTTGCCCGATATTTTGTCCTACAGCTTGGAGAAGAGAATCATCCCGAGGTTTTCAGTTGTTAGAGTTTTGCTTTCGAAAGGATTGATAGAAGAGGAGAACTTGAGTTTCAGTTATGTTGCTAAGACGGCAGAGAAGTACTTCTTGAGTGCTTATCTCACGAAATATCTCGACGAAGTACCCCAATTGTCGAATGTATACCAAGGAAAAGTGGATTTATGCACCTTGTAG
- the LOC126784159 gene encoding peroxidase 56-like, with the protein MTVHVKVHTIGVGRCRAFDNRLYNFTGKGDQDPSLNATYAQFLKPNAQTCALLMTQQQWKWFQGALKNLIMTTILSSSNTGAIRHAALLTNKDPNKIVHELDDNKFLREFAKSMKRMGAFEVVTGMVW; encoded by the exons ATGACTGTTCATG TGAAGGTtcacacaattggagtaggcCGCTGTAGAGCCTTTGACAACAGGCTCTACAACTTCACCGGAAAAGGTGATCAAGATCCTTCTCTGAATGCAACCTATGCACAATTTTTGAAGCCAAATGCACAGACCTGTGCTCTTCTAATGACACAGCAACAGTGGAAATGGTTCCAGGGAGCTCTTAAAAATTTGATCATGACTACTATTCTATCCTCAAGCAACACAGGTGCAATCAGACATGCAGCCCTCTTAACAAACAAGGATCCGAACAAAATCGTCCACGAGTTGGATGACAATAAGTTCTTGAGGGAGTTTGCTAAATCGATGAAGAGGATGGGGGCCTTTGAGGTCGTTACAGGAATGGTTTGGTGA
- the LOC126805540 gene encoding rho GTPase-activating protein 2-like, whose protein sequence is MTGLVMVTRGGGCCKEGKKSSEEEEEEEQSQLSLVDVLLAAVRKSMVACLVERGEEVISAVNNMEIGWPTNVRHVTHVTFDRFNGFLGLPVEFEVEVPGRVPSASANVFGVSAESMQLSFDSKGNSVPTILLLMQERLYSQEGLKAEGIFRINPENSKEEFVRNQLNRGIVPDDIDVHCLAGLIKAWFRELPSGVLDGLSPEEVLQCSTEEESYELVKQLKPTEAVLLNWAVGLMADVVEEEEFNKMNARNIAMVFAPNMTQMSDPLTALMHAVQVMNLLKTLIMKTLRERKETDETGGYSPMSSCLSDHQSEEDLYSHPDLYSQPDLYSQPDMDSHPDLYSQPDMDSHPDMDTNSELRGLASDYDENTHYSNSSGDEDEDEVRSLSDIEECFIRRLNEKRTAPNSMAMVSKVTSKSHGEYGSPQSCSSFNMESGTSSVDSKNGNSGFRASSGDNSGKCADMESPSISCSTLKEMDMEDRVVGVCFN, encoded by the exons ATGACGGGGCTCGTGATGGTCACGAGGGGCGGCGGCTGCTGTAAAGAGGGGAAGAAGAgctcggaggaggaggaggaggaggagcagaGCCAGCTGTCGCTGGTGGATGTGTTGCTGGCGGCGGTGAGGAAATCGATGGTGGCGTGCCTCGTGGAGAGGGGTGAGGAGGTGATCTCGGCCGTTAATAATATGGAGATCGGGTGGCCGACAAATGTGCGGCATGTCACGCATGTCACTTTCGACAGGTTTAACGGGTTTCTGGGTCTTCCGGTCGAGTTTGAGGTTGAGGTTCCTGGTCGGGTTCCGAGTGCTAG TGCAAATGTGTTTGGCGTCTCAGCAGAGTCAATGCAGCTATCTTTTGATTCAAAAGGAAATAGTGTTCCTACTATTCTCTTGCTGATGCAGGAGAGATTATACTCACAAGAAGGATTGAAG GCAGAAGGAATATTTCGTATAAACCCGGAGAACAGCAAAGAGGAGTTTGTGAGAAACCAGTTGAACAGAGGCATTGTGCCTGATGACATAGATGTTCATTGCTTAGCGGGCCTAATCAAAGCCTGGTTTCGAGAACTTCCTTCGGGAGTGCTTGATGGACTGTCACCTGAAGAAGTTCTTCAGTGCAGCACAGAAGAGGAATCCTATGAGCTTGTGAAGCAGTTAAAGCCAACTGAGGCTGTATTACTCAACTGGGCTGTCGGTCTGATGGCTGATGttgttgaggaagaagaatTCAACAAAATGAATGCAAGAAATATTGCTATGGTATTTGCTCCAAACATGACTCAG ATGTCTGATCCACTAACAGCTTTGATGCATGCGGTTCAAGTTATGAATTTGCTTAAGACCCTGATTATGAAAACACTAAGGGAACGCAAAGAGACTGATGAAACTGGAGGTTATTCACCCATGTCATCTTGTTTATCTGATCATCAATCAGAAGAAGACTTGTATAGTCATCCAGACTTGTATAGTCAGCCAGACTTGTATAGTCAGCCAGACATGGATAGCCATCCAGACTTGTATAGTCAGCCGGACATGGATAGTCATCCAGACATGGATACCAACTCTGAATTGAGAGGACTTGCATCAGATTATGATGAAAATACCCACTACAGCAACAGCAGtggagatgaagatgaagatgaagtccGGTCACTCAGTGACATAGAAGAATGCTTCATAAGACGATTGAATGAGAAGAGAACAGCCCCAAATAGCATGGCAATGGTAAGTAAGGTGACAAGTAAGTCACATGGTGAGTATGGGAGTCCTCAAAGTTGCTCGAGCTTCAACATGGAATCTGGCACATCTTCTGTTGATAGCAAAAATGGGAATTCTGGCTTCCGTGCAAGTAGTGGGGACAACTCTGGAAAATGCGCTGATATGGAGAGCCCTTCGATATCATGCTCAACCTTGAAGGAGATGGATATGGAGGACAGAGTAGTAGGAGTCTGTTTCAACTAA
- the LOC126784160 gene encoding uncharacterized protein LOC126784160 — protein sequence MERNMEFGWKKQSDQANVDVTPFLLFEDSGDSEAADEVVSDVPMAEDDAESCSWDSADISSADELVIIDDDDEDDRGVREYRSYVDDHEEEEEVEMSSVYQRWGHQLKSTVSVDSTKEFEMLNEVEKSKLFWETCLAS from the coding sequence ATGGAGAGAAACATGGAGTTTGGGTGGAAGAAGCAGAGTGATCAAGCTAATGTGGATGTCACTCCTTTCTTGCTCTTTGAGGATAGTGGGGATTCTGAAGCTGCTGATGAGGTTGTTTCTGATGTTCCCATGGCTGAGGATGATGCTGAGTCATGCAGCTGGGACTCAGCTGATATTTCCAGTGCTGATGAGCTCGTCATAATCGATGATGATGACGAAGATGATCGTGGTGTTCGAGAATATCGAAGTTACGTGGATGATcatgaggaggaagaggaagtgGAAATGTCTTCAGTTTATCAGAGATGGGGGCACCAGCTGAAATCAACTGTTTCTGTAGATTCAACAAAGGAGTTTGAGATGTTGAATGAGGTGGAAAAGAGCAAGCTGTTTTGGGAGACTTGCTTGGCATCATGA